From Woronichinia naegeliana WA131, the proteins below share one genomic window:
- a CDS encoding TldD/PmbA family protein has product MLNIQDLAHYAQNSAQNLGIKQYDIYGSSVEEAGVEVSFGEPKQVQASNRSSVIVRVWNEKAMIGVTSTTDLDANGIQLALQTALEASYFGITENVPEFSPEATHPVADFGNQTAEAAPINVLMEKLIAAEKQLLAAHPAITGVPYNGLSEETTERFYLNSEGAKRYEARSYASIYLYSRTEQEGKKPRSAGEMKISRSLASLDIAGCLQTVTDKTLSYLDYRAIATGKYQVVFSATAFLSLLGAFANFYNAQNILDKQSLSSPETLGTQVASPLLSVCDDALHPDNIAAETFDGEGTPTRRVEIIQEGVLTGLLHSAGTAKRFGTQPTGHANIGAKVTVSPHFYHVFPGQASEDSYKLEEAENVILIDKLQALHAGVNALQGSFSLPFDGWLVSKDQRISIDAATVAGDFLELLNSIIFVESEPEVTPRGVCPRIWVKELSVTGE; this is encoded by the coding sequence ATGTTAAATATTCAAGACCTGGCCCATTACGCTCAAAATAGTGCCCAAAATTTGGGAATTAAGCAATACGATATCTATGGTTCTTCGGTAGAGGAAGCGGGAGTAGAAGTTTCCTTTGGTGAACCGAAGCAAGTCCAAGCCTCTAATCGTTCTAGCGTGATCGTGCGAGTTTGGAATGAGAAAGCCATGATTGGGGTAACAAGTACCACTGATTTAGATGCCAACGGTATTCAATTGGCCCTACAAACGGCTCTAGAAGCCAGTTATTTTGGCATTACCGAAAATGTACCAGAGTTTAGTCCTGAAGCCACCCATCCTGTTGCCGATTTTGGGAATCAAACGGCGGAAGCAGCTCCCATTAATGTGCTCATGGAAAAGTTGATCGCGGCTGAAAAACAACTATTAGCAGCCCATCCTGCCATTACGGGGGTTCCCTATAACGGTCTTTCTGAAGAAACCACTGAGCGTTTTTATCTCAATAGTGAGGGAGCTAAACGCTATGAAGCTCGTTCCTATGCCTCAATTTATCTTTATAGCCGCACGGAACAGGAAGGGAAAAAGCCCCGTAGTGCTGGGGAAATGAAAATTAGTCGCAGTTTAGCAAGTCTTGATATTGCGGGTTGTTTACAAACTGTCACCGATAAGACCCTCAGTTATTTGGACTATCGGGCGATCGCCACAGGTAAATATCAAGTTGTTTTTTCCGCGACTGCTTTTTTAAGTTTATTAGGGGCTTTCGCTAATTTTTATAATGCCCAAAACATTTTAGATAAACAAAGTTTGTCTAGTCCAGAAACCCTAGGAACTCAAGTTGCTTCTCCCTTACTTTCTGTCTGCGATGATGCCTTACATCCCGATAATATTGCCGCAGAAACCTTTGATGGTGAAGGAACTCCCACCCGTCGAGTAGAAATTATTCAAGAAGGCGTTTTAACTGGCTTATTACACAGTGCCGGCACGGCAAAACGGTTTGGAACTCAACCAACTGGCCATGCGAATATTGGGGCAAAAGTGACGGTGAGTCCCCATTTTTACCATGTTTTTCCTGGGCAAGCCTCAGAGGATAGTTATAAACTAGAAGAGGCGGAAAATGTCATTTTAATTGATAAATTACAGGCCCTTCATGCTGGTGTGAATGCGCTGCAAGGTTCTTTTTCTTTGCCGTTTGATGGTTGGTTAGTCAGTAAAGATCAACGAATTAGCATTGATGCTGCCACTGTGGCCGGCGACTTTCTAGAATTACTCAACTCGATTATTTTTGTAGAAAGCGAACCAGAAGTAACGCCTAGGGGGGTGTGTCCCCGTATTTGGGTCAAGGAATTATCGGTGACAGGTGAGTAA
- the iscB gene encoding RNA-guided endonuclease IscB, which translates to MSNYVFVIDTDKQPCNPVHPAQARLLLNQKKAAVFRRYPFTIILKEKQEDVEVNSLTLKIDPGSQATGIAILNGEDVIWGAELSHRGQQIKSDLDSRRAIRRNRRNRKTRYRPARFLNRKKEKGWLTPSLQHRVDTTLTLVKKLIRYCPVTSIVQELVRFDLQKMENPEISGIEYQQGELQGYEVREYLLEKWNRQCAYCGAKNIPLQVEHIQPKAKGGTNRISNLCLACEPCNIGKGTQDIKDFLSGKPDVLKRVLSQAKSPLKDAAAVNSTRWALFNALKITGLPVSTGSGGQTKFNRTRLKLTKAHWIDAACVGTIDSLRIVTKQPLLIKATGHGCRQMCRTDKFGFPSRYVPRLKFIKGFQTGDIVKAIVTSGKKIGTYVGRVAVRSSGSFNISTSSQLIQGIGHKYCRAIHRKDGYSYSF; encoded by the coding sequence ATGTCTAATTATGTTTTTGTTATTGATACCGATAAACAGCCTTGTAATCCAGTGCATCCTGCTCAAGCACGATTGTTACTGAATCAGAAAAAAGCTGCTGTATTTCGTCGGTATCCCTTCACCATTATTCTCAAGGAGAAGCAAGAAGATGTAGAAGTCAATTCGTTGACTCTTAAAATCGACCCAGGCTCTCAAGCAACAGGGATTGCTATTCTCAATGGAGAAGATGTCATTTGGGGAGCCGAATTATCTCACCGAGGACAACAAATCAAGTCCGACTTAGATTCCCGTCGCGCTATTCGTCGTAATCGCCGAAATCGTAAAACTCGCTATCGTCCTGCTCGATTCCTTAATCGGAAAAAGGAAAAGGGATGGTTAACTCCCAGTCTCCAACATCGAGTAGATACCACGCTAACCTTGGTCAAGAAATTGATTCGTTACTGTCCTGTCACTAGCATTGTTCAGGAGTTGGTTCGATTCGATTTACAGAAAATGGAAAACCCTGAAATCTCTGGTATTGAATACCAACAAGGAGAGTTACAGGGTTACGAAGTGCGGGAATATCTCTTGGAAAAATGGAACCGTCAATGCGCCTATTGTGGAGCAAAGAACATCCCTCTCCAAGTTGAGCATATTCAACCCAAGGCGAAGGGCGGAACTAATCGCATTTCCAATCTTTGTTTAGCCTGTGAACCCTGTAATATTGGCAAGGGAACTCAGGATATTAAAGACTTTCTTTCAGGAAAACCTGATGTCTTGAAACGAGTATTGAGTCAGGCAAAGTCTCCTTTAAAGGATGCCGCCGCCGTTAATTCGACCCGTTGGGCTTTATTTAATGCCTTAAAGATCACTGGATTACCTGTTTCTACGGGATCTGGTGGACAAACTAAGTTTAATCGCACTCGATTAAAATTAACTAAAGCTCATTGGATTGATGCCGCTTGTGTAGGAACGATTGATTCTTTACGGATTGTCACCAAGCAGCCTTTATTGATTAAGGCAACAGGACATGGATGCCGTCAAATGTGTCGCACCGATAAATTTGGCTTCCCATCTCGTTATGTCCCTCGCCTTAAGTTTATTAAAGGATTTCAGACAGGTGACATTGTTAAGGCAATCGTAACTTCTGGAAAGAAAATCGGAACTTACGTTGGACGAGTTGCTGTTCGTTCTAGTGGTAGTTTCAATATTTCAACATCCTCACAGCTAATACAAGGAATTGGGCATAAATACTGTCGGGCAATTCATCGTAAAGATGGTTACTCCTATAGTTTTTAA
- a CDS encoding bifunctional folylpolyglutamate synthase/dihydrofolate synthase, with protein MDDFQKLDTLLDAYQHFGVRLGLDRVENLLTYLGNPQQQIPFIHVAGTNGKGSVCAYLSSVLTTAGYRVGRYTSPHLVHWTERICINEQPINPKQLVSLLNKIQIYTDEVAGQKGDIPTQFEALTAAAWCYFVMEKVDIAVIEVGLGGRLDATNVSDSPLVSIITSISYDHMSVLGSTLAEIGQEKAGILKFQRPAILGDIPPEAIAVFQNRITELNCPALWVEPAQKIEQDGAIWAKYQGISYPLPLLGDFQLLNSAVAIAAIQSLQEQGWQISREAIQEGMGLASWPGRLQWQKWRNQPLLIDGAHNPAGAKALRQYADQLEKPILWIMGMLNNKNHAEILQILLQPEDSLYLVPVPDHITAAPDHLAGLAQQICPNLTEIRTFPELSIALDQAILSESPTHCPILCGSLYLIGSFLAVTKCAFGIAA; from the coding sequence ATGGATGATTTCCAAAAACTGGATACCTTGCTGGATGCCTATCAACATTTTGGTGTGCGTTTAGGACTAGACCGGGTAGAAAATTTACTGACCTATTTAGGGAATCCCCAACAGCAAATTCCCTTCATTCATGTTGCTGGCACCAATGGCAAAGGTTCCGTTTGTGCCTACCTTTCCTCTGTATTAACAACGGCTGGCTATAGGGTTGGACGCTATACTTCTCCCCATTTAGTCCATTGGACAGAACGTATCTGTATTAATGAACAACCCATTAACCCCAAACAGTTAGTCAGTTTGCTCAACAAAATCCAAATCTATACTGACGAAGTTGCCGGACAAAAAGGAGATATTCCTACCCAATTTGAGGCCCTGACCGCCGCCGCTTGGTGTTATTTTGTGATGGAAAAAGTTGATATCGCCGTCATAGAAGTGGGTTTAGGAGGACGATTGGATGCAACTAATGTTAGTGATTCTCCGCTTGTTAGTATTATTACTTCCATTAGTTATGATCACATGAGTGTATTAGGCTCTACGTTAGCCGAGATTGGCCAAGAAAAAGCCGGTATCTTAAAGTTTCAACGTCCAGCTATTTTAGGGGATATTCCCCCAGAAGCGATCGCCGTTTTTCAAAATCGAATCACCGAATTAAATTGTCCAGCCCTTTGGGTAGAACCAGCCCAGAAGATTGAACAGGATGGTGCGATTTGGGCCAAGTATCAAGGGATTAGTTATCCTTTGCCCTTGTTAGGGGATTTTCAGTTACTCAATTCGGCTGTGGCGATCGCCGCTATACAATCTTTACAGGAACAAGGTTGGCAAATTAGCCGAGAAGCTATACAGGAGGGCATGGGTCTGGCAAGCTGGCCAGGGCGACTACAGTGGCAAAAATGGCGAAATCAACCCCTGCTAATTGACGGAGCCCACAATCCGGCGGGAGCGAAGGCACTGAGACAATATGCTGATCAGCTAGAGAAACCCATCCTTTGGATTATGGGAATGCTCAACAATAAAAATCATGCTGAGATCTTGCAAATTTTACTGCAACCAGAGGATTCTCTCTATCTTGTTCCTGTACCGGATCATATTACGGCGGCTCCCGATCATTTGGCTGGTCTTGCTCAACAAATTTGCCCTAATTTAACTGAAATTAGAACCTTTCCAGAGCTATCCATTGCCTTAGATCAAGCGATTCTTTCTGAGTCTCCAACCCATTGTCCTATTCTCTGCGGTTCTCTCTATTTAATTGGCTCATTTTTAGCGGTCACGAAGTGTGCCTTCGGCATCGCCGCTTAG
- a CDS encoding DEAD/DEAH box helicase, whose product MSLPLLDLNNLFPFKLDDFQLAAIAALEADKSVVVCAPTGSGKTVIGEYAMYRALARGKRIFYTTPLKALSNQKVRDFQEKLRQQSLRDWETTVGLITGDLVINANAPIVVMTTEIFRNMLYETPIGEVGTSLEEVETVVFDECHYISDRDRGTVWEESIIYCPASIQLVALSATIGNPEQLTDWINQVRKGKSLKQIRRQEVDESQNHCELINSDFRPVPLHFHFSAKNGLFPLLNAQKTGVNPQLLPKKISHNPKKNRLRREDCPSVLTVVEQLRERDFLPAIYVIFSRRGCEQAVQELRHLTLVSTAESHIIQLTLLSFFLGHNRNLRESFKTDFGHSFPELTAQILTFLESPQTEAEALLENLTTQPEQTLRLWQWLAQSSPMTRFEQIEPLIRGIAVHHAGVLPSWKELVEQLFEQGLIKVVFATATLSAGINMPARTTVISALSKRTDEGHAMLSPSEFLQMAGRAGRRGMDEAGQVVTVQTPFEGPKEASFLAMAEAEPLRSWFTPSYGMVLNLLQKHSLEQAKDLLERSFAEYLMQLALEPTQEAISQLLSQIAQLDFKLAGVKETDIRSYEKFRARLREEERLLKTLEQQAEKAKRQDIVPYLSQIEQGEILHLKGKFIKVSPPVLAIFIATLPGFSKVPELLCLGADNRWYRTAASDVFAINGAKLVGFPLTSLPLPPLDSLLLGKPQKGTPETAIASQQIAPIALPLTVPTEILEQQERVNHVRQILETHPLQQHKQPSRAIEQYHQRLSLREELEKRQHDLVRLQSRQSYYWQEFLDLIAILQELEALDEFFPTLLGEAAATLRGENELWLGLVLMSGKFTNLAPHQLAAAMSGLITETLRPDTWSRYAPPPDVLAALRPSQDLHLLYFLLRFPAIVNLTLWELGILAYYLGRTNLWEVRRKLIQSQKRYAITIPLWLEVELLGLVEQWALGLTWDELCRQTSLDEGDLVRLLRRTIDLLWQVPQVPHISETLKGNAKQAVAMMKRFPI is encoded by the coding sequence GTGTCACTCCCCCTTCTAGACCTAAACAATCTTTTTCCTTTCAAGCTGGATGATTTCCAATTGGCCGCGATCGCCGCTCTAGAGGCGGATAAATCGGTGGTGGTTTGTGCGCCGACCGGGTCTGGGAAAACGGTAATTGGGGAATATGCCATGTATCGGGCCCTGGCGAGGGGTAAACGCATCTTTTATACTACGCCCCTCAAAGCCCTATCCAATCAGAAAGTGCGAGACTTCCAAGAAAAACTCCGTCAGCAGAGTTTAAGGGATTGGGAGACAACGGTGGGACTGATTACAGGGGATCTGGTTATTAATGCTAATGCGCCGATTGTGGTCATGACCACAGAAATTTTCCGCAATATGCTCTATGAAACCCCCATTGGTGAAGTGGGAACCTCCCTAGAAGAAGTGGAAACGGTGGTTTTTGATGAGTGTCATTACATCAGCGATCGCGATCGGGGGACAGTTTGGGAAGAATCCATTATTTATTGTCCAGCCTCGATTCAACTTGTGGCCCTATCAGCCACCATCGGCAACCCCGAACAGTTAACGGACTGGATTAACCAGGTCAGGAAAGGCAAATCTCTCAAACAAATTCGTCGGCAAGAGGTGGATGAAAGTCAGAATCACTGCGAATTAATTAACTCCGATTTTCGTCCTGTTCCTCTGCATTTTCATTTCAGTGCTAAAAATGGTTTATTTCCTCTCTTAAATGCTCAGAAGACGGGGGTTAATCCTCAATTACTGCCCAAAAAAATATCTCACAATCCTAAAAAAAACCGACTACGGCGTGAAGATTGTCCTTCTGTTCTGACCGTTGTAGAGCAGTTACGAGAACGAGATTTTTTACCCGCTATTTATGTGATTTTTAGTCGTCGGGGCTGTGAACAGGCCGTTCAAGAATTGCGTCATTTAACCTTAGTTTCCACGGCAGAATCCCACATTATTCAATTGACCCTACTGAGCTTTTTCCTAGGACATAATCGCAATTTACGAGAAAGTTTTAAAACCGATTTTGGTCATAGCTTTCCTGAATTGACCGCTCAAATTTTAACCTTTTTAGAAAGTCCTCAAACTGAAGCAGAAGCACTGCTGGAAAATCTCACCACTCAACCAGAACAGACGTTGCGGCTCTGGCAATGGTTGGCTCAATCTTCTCCCATGACCCGTTTTGAACAAATTGAACCCTTGATTCGGGGCATTGCGGTACATCATGCCGGAGTCTTGCCCAGTTGGAAGGAGTTGGTAGAACAATTATTTGAACAGGGTTTAATTAAAGTGGTCTTTGCGACGGCCACTCTTTCGGCTGGGATCAATATGCCCGCCCGTACTACCGTAATTTCGGCTCTCTCTAAACGGACAGACGAAGGCCATGCTATGCTCTCTCCCTCGGAATTTTTGCAGATGGCAGGTCGTGCCGGTCGTCGGGGGATGGATGAAGCCGGTCAGGTTGTGACGGTACAAACCCCCTTTGAAGGGCCCAAGGAGGCCTCTTTTCTGGCCATGGCTGAGGCGGAACCGCTACGAAGTTGGTTTACTCCTTCCTATGGCATGGTCTTGAATTTGTTGCAAAAGCATAGTTTGGAGCAAGCGAAGGATCTGCTCGAAAGAAGTTTTGCCGAATATCTAATGCAACTGGCCTTGGAACCGACTCAGGAAGCGATCTCCCAACTACTCAGTCAAATTGCCCAACTGGATTTTAAATTAGCAGGCGTTAAAGAAACCGATATTCGCAGTTATGAAAAATTCCGGGCCCGCTTACGGGAAGAAGAACGGTTACTCAAAACCCTAGAACAACAGGCAGAGAAAGCCAAAAGACAAGATATTGTCCCCTATCTATCCCAAATTGAACAGGGAGAAATTCTCCATCTCAAGGGAAAATTTATTAAAGTTTCTCCCCCCGTTTTAGCCATTTTTATTGCTACCCTACCAGGCTTTAGTAAGGTTCCAGAATTGCTGTGTTTAGGGGCCGACAATCGTTGGTATCGCACGGCTGCCAGTGATGTGTTTGCGATTAATGGGGCTAAATTAGTGGGCTTTCCCCTTACCAGTCTTCCCTTGCCTCCCTTGGACTCCCTATTACTAGGTAAACCCCAAAAAGGAACACCCGAAACCGCGATCGCGTCCCAACAGATTGCCCCAATTGCCCTACCCCTAACCGTACCGACGGAAATTTTAGAGCAGCAAGAACGGGTTAATCATGTGCGACAAATTTTAGAGACCCATCCTCTGCAACAACATAAACAACCCAGTCGGGCGATCGAGCAGTACCATCAACGTCTTTCCCTGCGCGAAGAGTTAGAAAAACGTCAACATGATCTAGTGCGTTTACAATCTCGTCAATCCTACTACTGGCAAGAATTCCTAGATTTGATCGCTATTTTGCAGGAATTAGAGGCCTTAGACGAATTTTTCCCCACTCTCCTGGGAGAAGCGGCGGCTACCTTGCGCGGTGAAAATGAACTTTGGCTAGGACTAGTCTTAATGTCAGGAAAATTTACCAATCTAGCTCCTCACCAGTTGGCGGCGGCGATGAGTGGTTTAATTACGGAGACCCTGCGACCGGATACCTGGTCTCGTTATGCTCCCCCACCTGACGTACTTGCCGCTCTGCGTCCCTCCCAAGATCTGCATCTGCTCTATTTTCTCCTGCGTTTTCCGGCGATCGTCAATCTTACCCTTTGGGAGTTAGGGATTTTAGCCTATTACCTGGGACGGACTAATCTTTGGGAAGTACGGCGCAAATTAATTCAATCCCAAAAACGCTACGCCATTACCATTCCTCTCTGGTTAGAGGTAGAACTACTTGGTTTAGTAGAGCAATGGGCCTTAGGGCTTACCTGGGATGAATTGTGTCGTCAAACCAGTCTAGACGAAGGGGATCTGGTTCGTTTATTGCGCCGCACCATTGATCTGCTCTGGCAAGTTCCCCAGGTTCCCCACATTTCTGAAACCCTTAAAGGCAATGCCAAACAAGCGGTGGCCATGATGAAACGCTTTCCGATTTAG